A window of Pseudobacteroides sp. contains these coding sequences:
- the rpsI gene encoding 30S ribosomal protein S9, which yields MAKVQYYGTGRRKKAVARVRLVPGDGNVTINDRSIDDYFGLETLKVIVKQPLVLTDTVGKFDVLCKVIGGGFTGQAGAIRHGISRALLKADEELRLVLKKAGFLTRDPRMKERKKYGLKKARRAPQFSKR from the coding sequence ATGGCAAAGGTTCAATATTATGGAACTGGTAGAAGAAAGAAAGCTGTTGCAAGAGTTAGACTTGTACCAGGAGATGGAAATGTAACTATAAACGATAGAAGTATCGATGATTATTTTGGATTGGAAACACTTAAGGTTATAGTAAAACAGCCTTTGGTGCTTACAGATACAGTAGGTAAGTTCGATGTACTTTGCAAGGTTATAGGCGGTGGTTTTACAGGTCAGGCAGGAGCTATCAGGCATGGTATTTCAAGAGCACTTTTAAAGGCTGATGAAGAATTAAGACTGGTGCTTAAGAAAGCTGGCTTCCTAACAAGAGACCCAAGAATGAAGGAAAGAAAGAAATACGGTCTCAAGAAAGCAAGAAGAGCTCCACAGTTTTCAAAGAGATAA
- the rplM gene encoding 50S ribosomal protein L13: MKTFMAKSQEVERKWLIVDADGKPLGRLASEVAKLLRGKHKPTYTPHVDTGDHVIVLNAEKVVLTGKKLEQKMYRHYSGYPGGMKEIKYKHFMATKPERAVELAIKGMLPKNSLGRAMYRKLKVYKGTQHEHQAQKPEAIELDI; the protein is encoded by the coding sequence ATGAAAACTTTTATGGCTAAATCCCAGGAAGTTGAAAGAAAATGGTTGATAGTTGATGCCGACGGGAAACCTCTCGGAAGGCTTGCTAGCGAAGTTGCAAAATTATTAAGAGGAAAGCATAAGCCTACTTATACTCCACATGTTGATACTGGTGACCATGTTATCGTATTGAATGCGGAGAAGGTTGTTCTCACAGGTAAGAAGCTTGAGCAGAAGATGTACAGACATTATTCCGGATACCCAGGCGGTATGAAGGAAATAAAGTACAAGCACTTCATGGCTACAAAACCTGAAAGGGCTGTTGAGCTTGCTATTAAAGGCATGCTGCCAAAGAATAGCCTTGGAAGAGCAATGTATAGGAAGTTAAAGGTTTACAAGGGAACACAACATGAGCATCAGGCACAAAAACCTGAAGCTATCGAATTGGATATTTAA